In Lolium rigidum isolate FL_2022 chromosome 7, APGP_CSIRO_Lrig_0.1, whole genome shotgun sequence, the DNA window CTGGCACACCGAGCAACGTTTTGCTTTCAACGTTGTCCTACACAGGTACGACGATCGACCAACACAAAACATCACCAGACAGCAGGTGATTTATTCTGAAACCAAACGTAGAACCGCTACTGACAAATGTTGCAGCAGCGGACACGTAGACGTATATAGGCAGGCACACGTGTGTATAGAAAGAACCCATCTATCGCGCCATAGTACTTCACTTCTTGCAGACCAGCCCGGCGCTGCCCTTACCGCTGCCGCACATGGTGTCGGCCGGCTCCTGGATCAGGCCCACTTCCCTGGCATCCTCGCCGGCGAAGCGCGCTACCTCGCAGTCTGTCCCGAAGATGTTGGACACCTGGTACTTCCCGGCGCCGCCCATCACCGGGATCTTGGCGCCCATGTCGACCCCGGCGCTGACGTAGTCGGAGCGGTAGGTCTGGCCGAGCACGCCGTGCACGTCGGCGCTGATGGAGTGGAACTTGAAGGCCACGTTGAGGTGCGCGAGGCTGTCGTCGGCGGTGAGGCCGTAGCCGTGGACCCTCGAGTCCTCCTCGGTGACCGGCACCGCGTTGGCAACGATGCGGAACCGCCCGTCGAGGCGCACCACGACACCGTTGGCCGCGCCGGTGCGGACGACGGAGAGCGCGGGCACGGAGGCCGGGCTCCAGCTGGCGGCCGGTGCGGCGTCTAGCTCGACGGGCACGCCGTCAAAGGTGATTGCGAGGCGGTCGACGGCGCTGTTCCATGTGACCGTCCGCTTGACGCCGAGGTAGAGGCGGTGGCCACCGAAGCGGATGCCGAGCGCCTGCACCCAGGTGAAGTCCCGTGCCCCCTGCTCGTTGCGCTTGCCGATGAAGTGCGCGTTGATGTGCAGGTTGGAGTCGGAGAGGAGGCAGAAGTCGGCGTCCCTCCGGCCGTGGAAGAGGAACTTGTTGCCGTCGCCGCCGACGAAGCGCGGGTCGTAGCACTCCGTGCCGGTCAGATCGCACACTGTTTTTCATGCAGCAGCGCACAGCAATAGCAAACACACGGTCGAAGCGATCGGTCAGAAACTTGAGCTGCACAAAGGAGAATTCAGACATCTATATATGCATCGATCGGGTACTTACTGCAGACGAGCTTGCAGGTGGGGCAGTGCACGTAGCAGAGGTCGCGGCAGCCGCGGGGGCACTGGCGCGCCGTGATCCTGCAGTCAGGCTCCTTTGCCGCCGGGTTGCTCCGGTTGTAGCAGCTCACCGTGGTGAGCGGCCCGCCAGGGCTCATGTACACGCGCTGTATATCGGGGTCCGTG includes these proteins:
- the LOC124670127 gene encoding uncharacterized protein LOC124670127, which translates into the protein MAFVRRPCAVALLACAAAFLVAAVGAQPADPSGKPLDPNPILTDPDIQRVYMSPGGPLTTVSCYNRSNPAAKEPDCRITARQCPRGCRDLCYVHCPTCKLVCMCDLTGTECYDPRFVGGDGNKFLFHGRRDADFCLLSDSNLHINAHFIGKRNEQGARDFTWVQALGIRFGGHRLYLGVKRTVTWNSAVDRLAITFDGVPVELDAAPAASWSPASVPALSVVRTGAANGVVVRLDGRFRIVANAVPVTEEDSRVHGYGLTADDSLAHLNVAFKFHSISADVHGVLGQTYRSDYVSAGVDMGAKIPVMGGAGKYQVSNIFGTDCEVARFAGEDAREVGLIQEPADTMCGSGKGSAGLVCKK